A genome region from Arthrobacter agilis includes the following:
- a CDS encoding ROK family transcriptional regulator, with protein MDAVTSLAPSSPARALAREVLIRGPISRADLAARLGLSVASLTRLSKPLLDSGMLRESDEAAAASIGRPIRPLEVSPDSHRFVGVKLTGDTAAAVATNLKSDVVGASERSLPGHDVQDVLGTIVDAVADLGPLDSFSGIGISIGGKVGPGGMVLRAPFLGWRDVPLADLLQERTGLPVAVENDVVALTVAEQWFGAGRGEKDFAVLTVGAGVGYGLVINDTVIAPPDAGLGPRGPLSPRPVRAPVHGRTPRMLLGGAHHPRHLLPVRRLHR; from the coding sequence ATGGACGCGGTCACCTCGCTCGCCCCCTCCAGCCCGGCGCGGGCGCTCGCGCGCGAAGTCCTGATCCGCGGTCCCATCTCCCGCGCGGACCTCGCGGCGCGCCTCGGCCTCTCGGTCGCGAGCCTCACGCGCCTCAGCAAGCCGCTGCTCGACTCGGGCATGCTCCGGGAATCGGACGAGGCCGCCGCCGCCTCGATCGGCCGCCCCATCCGTCCGCTCGAGGTGAGTCCGGACTCGCACCGGTTCGTGGGCGTCAAGCTGACCGGCGACACCGCCGCGGCCGTCGCCACGAACCTGAAGTCCGACGTCGTCGGTGCGAGCGAGCGGTCCCTGCCCGGCCACGACGTCCAGGACGTGCTCGGCACCATCGTCGACGCCGTCGCGGATCTCGGGCCCCTCGACTCCTTCAGCGGTATCGGCATCAGCATCGGCGGCAAGGTGGGCCCCGGCGGGATGGTGCTGCGTGCCCCGTTCCTCGGCTGGCGCGACGTGCCCCTCGCCGACCTCCTGCAGGAGCGGACCGGCCTGCCCGTGGCCGTGGAGAACGACGTCGTCGCCCTGACCGTCGCCGAGCAGTGGTTCGGCGCGGGGCGCGGCGAGAAGGACTTCGCCGTCCTCACCGTCGGCGCGGGCGTGGGCTACGGACTCGTCATCAACGACACCGTCATCGCCCCACCGGATGCCGGCCTGGGGCCTCGTGGGCCACTATCCCCTCGACCCGTCCGGGCCCCGGTGCATGGAAGGACACCGCGGATGCTCCTCGGCGGTGCTCACCATCCCCGCCATCTGCTCCCAGTTCGCCGCCTCCACCGGTGA
- a CDS encoding ABC transporter substrate-binding protein, whose amino-acid sequence MKLPHGPATRALRYVAGGASLALVLSGCTAQDDVVTLDFFQFKPEAVANFAAIIDEFEAANPGIRVVQNHVPDADTAIRTLLVKDKTPDVLTLNTNGRYGELAKACVFADLSDLPVVEQVRPAVRDIVEDLGSCDDGEVNAVPFSSNASGILYNRDLFAQYGVEVPTTWDELLAAARTFEAAGVTPFYTTVKDAWTMGPAFVNLGGALQPEDFFDRLRAEGSDVASGEVSFSKDYPEAMEKLTTLYGFGQDGAAGRDYNAGNAAFAAGESAMYMQGSYAIPAIRAVNPDVNIGSFPYPATNSPEETVVVSGVDVGVSIGRDTEHPEEARRFVEFLMSPEVVERYAQEQSAFSPLATAADSTDPALAGLAPYFEDNRIIGFIDHQLPASLPLPQYLQELVLGGRTEDFLATMDREWSKIAARTIPNEKD is encoded by the coding sequence GTGAAGCTGCCCCACGGACCCGCGACGCGGGCCCTCCGATACGTGGCCGGAGGTGCGTCCCTGGCCCTCGTCCTCTCGGGGTGTACCGCCCAGGACGACGTCGTCACGCTCGACTTCTTCCAGTTCAAACCCGAGGCCGTGGCGAATTTCGCCGCCATCATCGACGAGTTCGAGGCCGCCAACCCGGGCATCCGGGTGGTGCAGAACCACGTCCCCGACGCCGACACCGCCATCCGCACGCTCCTCGTGAAGGACAAGACGCCGGACGTCCTGACCCTCAACACCAACGGGCGCTACGGCGAGCTGGCGAAGGCGTGCGTCTTCGCCGACCTCTCCGACCTCCCCGTCGTCGAGCAGGTGCGGCCGGCCGTCCGCGACATCGTCGAGGACCTCGGTTCGTGCGACGACGGCGAGGTGAACGCCGTCCCGTTCTCCAGCAACGCGAGCGGCATCCTCTACAACAGGGACCTCTTCGCGCAGTACGGCGTCGAGGTGCCCACCACCTGGGACGAGCTGCTCGCCGCGGCACGGACGTTCGAGGCGGCCGGCGTGACGCCCTTCTACACGACCGTCAAGGACGCCTGGACGATGGGCCCGGCCTTCGTGAACCTCGGCGGAGCACTCCAGCCCGAGGACTTCTTCGACCGCCTACGCGCCGAGGGCTCCGACGTGGCCTCCGGCGAGGTGTCCTTCTCCAAGGACTACCCGGAGGCGATGGAGAAGCTGACCACGCTGTACGGGTTCGGCCAGGACGGTGCCGCCGGCCGCGACTACAACGCGGGCAACGCGGCCTTCGCCGCGGGGGAGTCCGCGATGTACATGCAGGGCAGCTACGCCATCCCCGCGATCCGCGCCGTGAACCCGGACGTCAACATCGGCTCCTTCCCCTACCCGGCCACCAACTCGCCCGAGGAGACCGTCGTGGTGTCCGGCGTCGACGTCGGGGTGTCGATCGGGCGCGACACCGAGCACCCCGAGGAGGCGAGGAGGTTCGTCGAGTTCCTGATGTCGCCCGAGGTCGTGGAGCGCTACGCCCAGGAGCAGAGCGCGTTCTCGCCGCTCGCCACGGCCGCGGACTCCACGGACCCGGCCCTCGCCGGCCTCGCGCCGTACTTCGAGGACAACCGGATCATCGGCTTCATCGACCACCAGCTGCCCGCGAGCCTCCCGCTGCCCCAGTACCTGCAGGAACTGGTGCTCGGCGGACGGACCGAGGACTTCCTGGCCACGATGGACCGCGAGTGGAGCAAGATCGCCGCGCGCACCATCCCCAACGAGAAGGACTGA
- a CDS encoding carbohydrate ABC transporter permease, translated as MSTEVSRPTRPGTPSSPPALRPERRVPRVFYLMVLPALALFAVFHTVPLLTGMFFSLTNYAGYGEWSFVGLRNYVNLFGDDRIYGAYGFTFLFAIVSTVAVNIIALSIAIALNGRIRFKTGFRGIFFIPNILSILIVGYVFNYLFSNSVPAIADALGITSLTTSILASPDTAWIGVVILSVWQAAAFNIIIYLAGLQTIPTELYEAAALDGASPWKQFTSITFPMIGAFFTINMVLSLKNFLQVFDQIVSLTAGGPGTSTESISLLIYRGGFQGGEYGYQTANAVIYLFVIIAISFIQLRVLQRREASF; from the coding sequence ATGAGCACCGAAGTGAGCCGCCCCACCCGGCCGGGCACGCCGTCGTCGCCTCCGGCGCTCCGCCCGGAACGTCGCGTGCCGCGCGTCTTCTACCTGATGGTGCTCCCGGCGCTCGCGCTGTTCGCCGTCTTCCACACCGTGCCGCTGCTGACCGGCATGTTCTTCAGCCTGACGAACTACGCCGGGTACGGCGAGTGGTCCTTCGTGGGCCTCCGGAACTACGTCAACCTCTTCGGCGACGACCGCATCTACGGCGCCTACGGGTTCACGTTCCTCTTCGCGATCGTGTCCACCGTGGCGGTGAACATCATCGCGCTCTCCATCGCGATCGCCCTCAACGGACGCATCCGCTTCAAGACGGGATTCCGGGGGATCTTCTTCATCCCCAACATCCTGTCCATCCTGATCGTCGGCTACGTCTTCAACTACCTCTTCTCCAACTCCGTGCCGGCGATCGCCGACGCGCTCGGGATCACCTCGCTGACCACGAGCATCCTGGCGAGCCCCGACACGGCGTGGATCGGCGTCGTCATCCTGTCCGTGTGGCAGGCAGCCGCCTTCAACATCATCATCTACCTCGCCGGGCTGCAGACCATCCCGACGGAGCTCTACGAGGCGGCGGCCCTGGACGGTGCCTCGCCGTGGAAGCAGTTCACGTCCATCACCTTCCCGATGATCGGCGCGTTCTTCACCATCAACATGGTGCTCAGCCTCAAGAACTTCCTGCAGGTGTTCGACCAGATCGTCTCGCTGACCGCCGGCGGCCCCGGCACGTCCACCGAGTCGATCTCCCTGCTCATCTACCGCGGCGGCTTCCAGGGCGGGGAGTACGGCTACCAGACGGCGAACGCCGTCATCTACCTCTTCGTGATCATCGCCATCTCATTCATCCAGCTGCGCGTCCTGCAGCGCAGGGAGGCCTCGTTCTGA
- a CDS encoding carbohydrate ABC transporter permease, which translates to MTATSQSTARRVLADQPVRDDVERAFRPDRRRVNWWLTALVAVCALTVLIPLYLTVVTALKTPDQLGGTGFGLPTSARWENFADAWTLTSFPRALLNTGLVTVGTVLLTLVTNSMVAYAIARNLHRRFFKGLYIYFIAALFVPFPIIMLPVVKQTAIFGLDNQLGLILLYTVYGLSFNIFVYVAFIRSIPLELEEAALTDGATTWTVFWRIIFPLLGPMNATVGILTCLWAWNDFMLPLVILSDPSAQTLPLAQFIFQGQFNTNYPVAFASYLMAMAPLLVVYLFAQRWVISGVMRGSSK; encoded by the coding sequence ATGACCGCTACATCACAGTCCACCGCCCGCCGCGTCCTCGCGGACCAGCCCGTCCGGGACGACGTCGAACGCGCCTTCCGCCCCGACCGCCGCCGTGTGAACTGGTGGCTGACGGCCCTCGTCGCCGTCTGCGCACTGACGGTGCTGATCCCGCTCTACCTCACCGTGGTGACCGCACTGAAGACACCGGACCAGCTGGGCGGCACCGGCTTCGGCCTGCCGACGTCGGCCCGCTGGGAGAACTTCGCCGACGCGTGGACGCTCACGAGCTTCCCGCGGGCCCTGCTCAACACCGGGCTCGTCACCGTGGGCACCGTGCTGCTGACCCTCGTGACCAACTCGATGGTCGCCTACGCCATCGCGCGGAACCTGCATCGCCGGTTCTTCAAGGGGCTGTACATCTACTTCATCGCCGCCCTGTTCGTGCCGTTCCCCATCATCATGCTGCCCGTGGTGAAGCAGACCGCCATCTTCGGGCTCGACAACCAGCTGGGCCTGATCCTGCTCTACACGGTGTACGGGCTCTCGTTCAACATCTTCGTGTACGTGGCATTCATCCGGTCCATCCCGCTGGAGCTCGAGGAGGCCGCGCTGACCGACGGCGCCACCACCTGGACCGTCTTCTGGCGGATCATCTTCCCGCTGCTCGGCCCGATGAACGCGACCGTGGGCATCCTCACCTGCCTCTGGGCGTGGAACGACTTCATGCTGCCGCTGGTGATCCTCTCGGACCCCTCGGCCCAGACCCTGCCGCTGGCACAGTTCATCTTCCAGGGGCAATTCAATACCAACTACCCGGTGGCATTCGCGTCCTACCTCATGGCGATGGCACCGTTGCTGGTGGTGTACCTGTTCGCGCAGCGCTGGGTGATCTCCGGCGTGATGCGCGGATCCTCCAAGTAA
- a CDS encoding glycoside hydrolase family 13 protein codes for MQDPNWWRQAAVYQIYPRSFADSNGDGIGDLKGITSRIPYLTSLGVDAVWLSPFYPSALADGGYDVDDYRDVDPKLGTLEDFDEMIAALHAAGIKLVADIVPNHTSNRHAWFREALASPRGSAARERYIFRDGLGPDGSQPPSDWDSVFGGPAWERTEDGQWYMHIFAREQPDLNWDNREVRDDFLKTLRFWSDRGVDGFRVDVAHALTKDMTEPLPSKAELGPEGGNNRGKHPFWDRDEVHEVFAEWRTVFDEYTPPRTAVAEAWVHADRRARYASPDGLGQAFNFDLLKADWDPGQFREIITKNLVEAKSSGASSTWVFSNHDVVRHATRYGLPPAGPDSEDGQDGGAWLMSGGTTPELDRALGERRARAVSQLMLALPGSAYLYQGEELGLHEVADIADEDRQDPTFFRNKGVDVGRDGCRVPLPWTRDAESFGFGFGGAHLPQPAWFGEYAVEVQEADASSNLSFYRRALALRHQLQGEEDFEWIDEPSGDVLHFTRPSGWHSVTNFGSTPVDLPEGTVLLSSSPLEDGRLPGDTTAWLV; via the coding sequence ATGCAGGACCCGAACTGGTGGCGGCAGGCCGCCGTCTACCAGATCTACCCGCGGAGCTTCGCCGACTCGAACGGCGACGGCATCGGTGACCTCAAGGGCATCACGTCGAGGATCCCGTACCTGACGTCCCTCGGGGTGGACGCCGTCTGGCTCAGCCCGTTCTACCCGTCGGCGCTCGCCGACGGCGGGTACGACGTCGACGACTACCGCGACGTGGACCCGAAGCTCGGCACGCTCGAGGACTTCGACGAGATGATCGCCGCGCTGCACGCGGCCGGCATCAAGCTCGTCGCGGACATCGTGCCCAACCACACCTCCAACCGTCACGCGTGGTTCCGGGAGGCGCTCGCCTCGCCCCGCGGCTCCGCCGCCCGTGAGCGCTACATCTTCCGCGACGGACTCGGCCCCGACGGCTCGCAGCCGCCCTCGGACTGGGACTCCGTGTTCGGCGGCCCCGCCTGGGAACGCACCGAGGACGGCCAGTGGTACATGCACATCTTCGCCCGCGAGCAGCCCGACCTGAACTGGGACAACCGCGAGGTCCGCGACGACTTCCTGAAGACCCTGCGCTTCTGGTCCGACCGCGGCGTCGACGGGTTCCGCGTGGACGTGGCCCACGCCCTCACCAAGGACATGACGGAGCCGCTGCCCTCCAAGGCGGAGCTCGGACCCGAGGGCGGCAACAACCGCGGGAAGCACCCCTTCTGGGACCGCGACGAGGTCCACGAGGTCTTCGCGGAGTGGCGCACCGTGTTCGACGAGTACACCCCGCCGCGCACCGCCGTGGCCGAGGCCTGGGTGCACGCCGACCGCCGTGCCCGCTACGCCAGCCCCGACGGACTCGGCCAGGCGTTCAACTTCGACCTGCTCAAGGCCGACTGGGATCCCGGCCAGTTCCGCGAGATCATCACGAAGAACCTCGTCGAGGCGAAGTCCTCCGGTGCGTCGTCGACCTGGGTGTTCTCCAACCACGACGTCGTCCGGCACGCCACCCGCTACGGCCTGCCACCGGCCGGCCCCGACAGCGAGGACGGCCAGGACGGCGGCGCCTGGCTCATGAGCGGTGGCACCACGCCCGAGCTCGACCGTGCACTCGGAGAACGCCGGGCGCGCGCCGTCTCGCAGCTCATGCTCGCCCTGCCCGGCTCCGCCTACCTGTACCAGGGGGAGGAGCTCGGGCTGCACGAGGTCGCGGACATCGCCGACGAGGACCGCCAGGACCCCACGTTCTTCCGCAACAAGGGCGTCGACGTGGGCCGTGACGGCTGCCGCGTGCCGCTGCCCTGGACGCGCGACGCCGAGTCCTTCGGCTTCGGCTTCGGCGGAGCGCACCTGCCGCAGCCGGCCTGGTTCGGCGAGTACGCCGTCGAGGTGCAGGAAGCGGACGCGTCCTCCAACCTCAGCTTCTACCGGCGCGCGCTCGCGCTGCGGCACCAGCTGCAGGGGGAGGAGGACTTCGAGTGGATCGACGAGCCCTCCGGCGACGTCCTGCACTTCACGCGTCCGAGCGGCTGGCACAGTGTCACGAACTTCGGGTCCACCCCGGTGGACCTGCCCGAGGGGACGGTGCTGCTGAGCAGCTCGCCGCTCGAGGACGGCAGGCTGCCGGGCGACACCACGGCCTGGCTCGTCTAG
- a CDS encoding DnaJ family domain-containing protein: protein MAAPGDAGDALAELERQSDDGDAGTGELAPLRRGEDEVKRARLIVDRAVARGDFDNLALAGKPIPGLGEAHDPDWWVKGLIQRENITGLGPAAILLRTEDAELDGRLDRQYTEQQVRDVLEDFNYRVIDARRQLLGGPPVITKLRDVDAEVERWRERRAAARRAAEAEAPPEPPKATFWRRLWRGRS, encoded by the coding sequence GTGGCGGCGCCCGGAGATGCCGGCGATGCCCTGGCCGAGCTGGAACGCCAGAGCGACGACGGCGACGCCGGCACCGGCGAGCTGGCACCCCTGCGCCGTGGCGAGGACGAGGTCAAGCGGGCGCGCCTGATCGTGGACAGGGCCGTGGCGCGCGGGGACTTCGACAATCTGGCCCTCGCCGGCAAGCCGATCCCGGGACTGGGGGAGGCCCACGACCCCGACTGGTGGGTCAAGGGCCTGATCCAGCGCGAGAACATCACCGGGCTGGGACCGGCGGCCATCCTGCTCCGCACCGAGGACGCCGAACTCGACGGACGGCTCGACCGCCAGTACACGGAGCAGCAGGTCCGCGACGTCCTCGAGGACTTCAACTACCGCGTGATCGACGCGCGGCGCCAGCTCCTCGGCGGGCCGCCCGTCATCACCAAGCTCCGCGACGTCGACGCCGAGGTGGAGCGCTGGCGGGAGCGCCGGGCGGCAGCCCGCCGGGCAGCCGAGGCCGAGGCGCCGCCCGAGCCACCGAAGGCGACCTTCTGGCGGCGCCTCTGGCGCGGCAGGAGCTGA
- a CDS encoding NADPH-dependent F420 reductase: protein MTENTEQTGAPRSTIGFIGSGHIGSQLARLAVARGYRVVLSNSRGPESLQDLVGELGGTARAGTIEEAATEGDVVVVTIPLKALDAVPVEPLVGKLVIDTCNYYEYRDGRIAELEDESTTTSELVQRRLPGSSVVKVFNNILASQLTTDGTPAGTPNRRALPIAGDDSDAKQAVVELLDEFGFDAVDAGPLAEGWRYQRDTPAYGTVHDAAGMHEALGQAKRYAEM from the coding sequence ATGACTGAGAACACAGAGCAGACAGGCGCCCCGCGCAGCACCATCGGCTTCATCGGCAGCGGCCACATCGGTTCGCAGCTCGCACGCCTCGCCGTCGCGCGCGGCTACCGGGTCGTGCTGAGCAACTCCCGCGGTCCGGAGTCGCTGCAGGACCTCGTCGGCGAGCTCGGCGGGACGGCGCGCGCCGGGACCATCGAGGAGGCGGCGACGGAGGGCGACGTCGTCGTCGTCACCATTCCGCTGAAGGCTCTCGACGCGGTGCCGGTGGAACCGCTAGTGGGCAAGCTCGTGATCGACACGTGCAACTACTACGAGTACAGGGACGGCCGGATCGCCGAGCTGGAGGACGAGAGCACGACGACGAGCGAACTGGTGCAGCGCCGCCTGCCGGGCTCGTCCGTGGTCAAGGTCTTCAACAACATCCTCGCCTCGCAGCTGACCACGGACGGCACACCGGCCGGGACGCCGAACCGCCGAGCGCTGCCCATCGCCGGCGACGACTCCGACGCCAAGCAGGCCGTCGTGGAGCTCCTCGACGAGTTCGGCTTCGACGCCGTGGACGCGGGACCCCTCGCGGAGGGCTGGCGGTACCAGCGCGACACCCCCGCCTACGGGACGGTGCACGACGCCGCGGGGATGCACGAGGCGCTCGGACAGGCGAAGCGCTACGCCGAGATGTAG
- a CDS encoding response regulator, protein MTVAPAPIPTLVVDDDREVAGIHTGFLLARGAFDVVGAAHTGARALELAEALRPRLVLLDIHLPDMTGIDVLRALRNRPGEPLDVIAITAARELDTVRAAVAGGVLHYLVKPFSAAVLNQRLDSYVAYRRELDAHTADGSAALDQGRIDQLLRTTAGTAAGGSPSATATLSTPKGLSAPTLDAVMLDLRTQGCGTSASDVAERLGMARVSARRYLEFLVSRGQARIVPQYGSAGRPEKFYVWTDDARR, encoded by the coding sequence ATGACCGTCGCACCCGCCCCGATCCCCACGCTGGTGGTGGACGACGACCGCGAGGTGGCCGGGATCCACACCGGGTTCCTCCTCGCGCGCGGCGCGTTCGACGTCGTCGGCGCCGCGCACACCGGGGCACGGGCACTCGAGCTCGCCGAGGCGCTGCGGCCGCGCCTCGTGCTGCTGGACATCCACCTGCCCGACATGACGGGCATCGACGTGCTGCGCGCGCTGCGCAACCGGCCCGGCGAGCCGCTGGACGTCATCGCGATCACCGCCGCCCGCGAACTCGACACCGTGCGGGCGGCCGTCGCCGGCGGGGTGCTGCACTACCTCGTGAAGCCCTTCAGCGCCGCGGTGCTGAACCAACGGCTGGACTCCTACGTGGCGTACCGCCGGGAACTCGACGCGCACACGGCCGACGGGTCCGCGGCGCTCGACCAGGGGCGCATCGACCAGCTCCTGCGCACGACGGCGGGCACCGCGGCGGGCGGTTCGCCGTCGGCCACGGCTACCCTCTCGACGCCGAAGGGCCTCTCGGCGCCCACGCTCGACGCCGTCATGCTGGACCTGCGCACGCAGGGCTGCGGGACGTCGGCCTCCGACGTCGCCGAGCGTCTCGGCATGGCCCGCGTGAGTGCGCGGCGGTACCTCGAGTTCCTCGTGTCGCGCGGGCAGGCGCGGATCGTCCCGCAGTACGGATCGGCCGGGCGCCCCGAGAAGTTCTACGTCTGGACGGACGACGCCCGCCGGTGA
- a CDS encoding ATP-binding protein — protein sequence MSLRSQLFLLQLAIVLVIVAVAGSTAVTMQRQQIREQYEDRMVGVAQSVAQLPSVIDAFDEADPSATIQPIADLIRQSTGVTYVVVTDEAGIRYSHPNPDLIGEVVSTDPSIPLSGKTFVGTQTGTLGKSWRVKVPILDTDGSIIGTASVGTLESELDADLYEDLPRLLAWLIVAALVGSAGAIWISRLVWRRIYRLEPEQIASLLETRDAMIHGISEGMVAVDEHHRIALLNDEAKRLLGLDDDATGRPAADVMEPALARLLTDPADTDETVLSGERVLLARTSDALVDGTRVGRVMILRDRTELYQLLTDLDGERDATQALRAQAHEFANRMHTISGLLELGRTAQAVDFISRSGHGGSLVSGSIAPGIQDPDAASLLMTKSTIAAEKGITLAIDDTSVLEPDGTTDVVTVLGILIDNAMEAVTGSGRPDGQVLVHLAAEDHAVRITVSDDGPGVPADQVDGIFSSGYSTKDGGSTGTRGFGLALVDRIARRRAGHVVVDGSELGGAEFTVWLGPSLVVAPRPSLQVP from the coding sequence ATGTCGCTTCGATCACAGCTGTTCCTGCTGCAGCTGGCCATCGTCCTCGTCATCGTCGCCGTCGCCGGATCCACGGCGGTCACCATGCAGCGCCAGCAGATCCGCGAACAGTACGAGGACCGCATGGTCGGCGTCGCCCAGTCGGTGGCACAGCTGCCCTCCGTGATCGACGCCTTCGACGAGGCCGACCCGAGCGCGACGATCCAGCCCATCGCCGACCTCATCCGCCAGTCCACGGGCGTGACGTACGTCGTCGTCACGGACGAGGCCGGTATCCGCTACTCCCACCCGAACCCGGACCTCATCGGCGAGGTCGTCTCCACCGACCCGTCCATCCCCCTCTCCGGGAAGACGTTCGTGGGGACCCAGACCGGCACGCTCGGCAAGTCCTGGCGCGTGAAGGTCCCCATCCTCGACACCGACGGCAGCATCATCGGCACCGCGTCGGTGGGCACCCTGGAGTCGGAGCTCGACGCCGACCTCTACGAGGACCTCCCCCGCCTGCTGGCGTGGCTGATCGTGGCCGCGCTCGTCGGGTCGGCAGGCGCCATCTGGATCTCCCGGCTCGTGTGGCGGCGGATCTACCGCCTGGAGCCCGAGCAGATCGCGTCCCTCCTCGAGACGCGCGACGCCATGATCCACGGCATCAGCGAGGGCATGGTCGCGGTCGACGAGCACCACCGGATCGCCCTCCTCAACGACGAGGCGAAGCGGCTGCTGGGGCTCGACGACGACGCCACGGGCCGGCCCGCGGCGGACGTCATGGAACCGGCCCTCGCCCGACTGCTCACCGACCCCGCCGACACGGACGAGACCGTCCTGTCCGGCGAGCGGGTCCTCCTGGCCCGCACCTCCGACGCCCTCGTAGACGGCACCCGCGTGGGCCGCGTCATGATCCTCCGCGACCGCACCGAGCTCTACCAGCTGCTCACCGACCTCGACGGCGAGCGTGACGCCACCCAGGCGCTGCGGGCCCAGGCCCACGAGTTCGCCAACCGGATGCACACCATCTCCGGGCTCCTCGAGCTCGGCCGCACCGCGCAGGCCGTGGACTTCATCTCACGCTCCGGGCACGGCGGGTCGCTCGTGTCGGGCAGCATCGCCCCCGGCATCCAGGATCCGGACGCCGCGAGCCTGCTCATGACCAAGAGCACCATCGCGGCGGAGAAAGGCATCACCCTGGCCATCGACGACACCTCGGTGCTCGAACCCGACGGCACCACCGACGTCGTGACAGTGCTCGGCATCCTGATCGACAACGCGATGGAAGCGGTGACCGGCAGCGGACGGCCGGACGGGCAGGTCCTGGTGCACCTCGCGGCCGAGGACCACGCCGTCCGGATCACCGTCTCGGATGACGGTCCGGGGGTCCCGGCGGACCAGGTGGACGGCATCTTCTCCTCCGGCTACTCGACCAAGGACGGCGGCTCCACCGGCACGCGCGGTTTCGGCCTCGCACTGGTGGACCGTATCGCCCGCCGCCGCGCGGGGCACGTCGTCGTCGACGGGTCCGAGCTCGGCGGCGCCGAGTTCACCGTCTGGCTCGGCCCGTCGCTCGTCGTCGCCCCGCGCCCTTCCCTGCAGGTGCCATGA
- a CDS encoding Bug family tripartite tricarboxylate transporter substrate binding protein, protein MTIDRTTTRRSTLASLALVSALALSACSSMTESTTAGDAEGTIEKLNIVVPADPGGGWDQTGRAMETDLKENDLVGSASVVNVGGAGGTNGLAQLATETDPNTLMVMGYVMVGAVETNNAATRIEDTTPIARLTEEPLVIVVPENSPYQTVQDLLDDIESKGKGVSITGGSAGGADHILAGSMLKEAGISPDNLNYIPYSGGGESLAALLGNKVNAGISGVGEYAEQVEAGKLRALAVSGEEAAPQLPDTPTLTEEGVDLVLTNWRGVVAPGTIDDAQADKLTQLVTDMHATDTWKATLEENNWSDAFLTGEEFQTFLDEDITSVKTTLTDIGLL, encoded by the coding sequence ATGACGATCGATCGCACGACGACGCGCCGCTCGACCCTCGCATCCCTCGCCCTCGTCTCCGCGCTCGCCCTCTCGGCCTGCAGCTCGATGACGGAGAGCACCACCGCCGGGGACGCCGAAGGGACCATCGAGAAACTCAACATCGTGGTCCCCGCCGATCCGGGTGGAGGCTGGGACCAGACCGGCCGCGCCATGGAGACGGACCTCAAGGAGAACGACCTCGTGGGCAGCGCCTCCGTGGTCAACGTCGGCGGGGCCGGCGGCACCAACGGCCTGGCCCAGCTCGCCACCGAGACGGACCCCAACACGCTCATGGTCATGGGCTACGTCATGGTCGGCGCTGTGGAGACCAACAACGCCGCCACGCGCATCGAGGACACCACCCCGATCGCCCGGCTCACCGAGGAGCCCCTCGTGATCGTGGTCCCCGAGAACTCGCCGTACCAGACCGTCCAGGACCTGCTCGACGACATCGAGTCCAAGGGCAAGGGCGTCTCCATCACGGGCGGGTCGGCGGGCGGTGCGGACCACATCCTCGCGGGCTCCATGCTCAAGGAGGCCGGCATCTCCCCGGACAACCTCAACTACATCCCCTACTCGGGTGGCGGTGAGTCCCTCGCTGCGCTGCTCGGCAACAAGGTCAACGCCGGCATCTCCGGCGTCGGCGAGTACGCGGAGCAGGTCGAGGCCGGCAAGCTCCGTGCGCTCGCGGTGTCCGGCGAGGAGGCGGCCCCGCAGCTGCCCGACACCCCGACCCTCACCGAGGAGGGTGTGGACCTCGTCCTGACCAACTGGCGCGGAGTCGTCGCACCCGGCACCATCGACGACGCCCAGGCCGACAAGCTGACGCAGCTCGTCACGGACATGCACGCGACCGACACCTGGAAGGCCACGCTCGAGGAGAACAACTGGTCGGACGCGTTCCTGACCGGCGAGGAGTTCCAGACCTTCCTCGACGAGGACATCACGAGCGTCAAGACGACCCTCACCGACATCGGACTGCTGTAG